A single region of the Vicia villosa cultivar HV-30 ecotype Madison, WI linkage group LG4, Vvil1.0, whole genome shotgun sequence genome encodes:
- the LOC131597961 gene encoding uncharacterized protein LOC131597961 — protein sequence MMQQMMQQNQMMAQMMQGMQGQQPPTQAPVPQAAAGPDFHAFFRMDRPEFVGGLDSLLAHDWLAGMERVFQAIQCTEEEKVIFATQKMKGPALRWWNTASTYFTTQEIPKDWQHFKVAFLEKYFPNSVRTQKEREFQNFKQGDMSVSEYAEKFEDLADYSRQAVYAPDELWKIDQFMMGLRADIAHSVSQREFTTYAECLRQCYVAENSLKRVQEERNQNRANFREQGRSTQHLTPRNPPPKKKQVYGDQSTQPPQCRKCGRKHAGECKYVSVTCYRCGEQGHIAPQCPQRRIPEKTAGRVYTLDSRKAKGNNNLIAVCLPTWVGSYSITQSYDYFFGNGRYRGSSTNL from the exons ATGATGCAGCAGATGATGCAGCAGAACCAGATGATGgctcaaatgatgcaaggcatgcagggACAACAACCTCCTACTCAAGCTCCCGTTCCTCAAGCTGCAGCTGGACCAGATTTTCATGCCTTCTTCAGGATGGATCGTCCAGAGTTTGTTGGCGGACTTGATTCTCTTTTGGCTCATGATTGGTTAGCTGGTATGGAAAGGGTGTTCCAAGCTATTCAGTGTACTGAAGAAGAAAAGGTGATCTTTGCTACCCAGAAGATGAAAGGACCGGCTCTGaggtggtggaacactgcatCCACTTATTTCACCACACAGGAGATTCCTAAGGATTGGCAACACTTCAAGGTGGCATTCTTGGAGAAGTATTTTCCTAATAGTGTGAGAACTCAGAAGGAGCGAGAATTTCAGAACTTCAAGCAAGGTGACATGTCTGTTTCAGAATATGCAGAGAAGTTCGAGGACTTGGCTGACTACTCCAGACAGGCTGTTTATGCTCcagatgaactatggaagatCGATCAGTTTatgatgggtttgagggccgacATTGCCCATAGCGTTTCCCAAAGAGAGTTCACCACTTATGCTGAATGTCTAAGACAATGCTATGTTgctgaaaacagtttgaagagggttcaggaagagaggaaccagaacagGGCTAATTTCAGAGAGCAAGGAAGGTCTACTCAACACTTGACGCCCCGTAATCctccaccaaagaagaagcaggtTTATGGTGATCAGTCGACTCAACCGCCACAGTGTCGCAAGTGTGGAAGAAAGCATGCGGGGGAGTGCAAGTATGTGTCTGTGACTTGTTATAGATGTGGCGAGCAAGGCCATATAGCTCCACAGTGTCCACAAAGGAGGATTCCTGAGAAGACTGCAGGTCGTGTTTACACTTTGGATTCGAGGAAGGCCAAGGGAAACAACAAtctcattgcgg TGTGTTTACCGACTTGGGTTGGGAGCTACTCCATTACCCAATCCTATGATTATTTCTTCGGCAACGGACGATACCGTGGAAGCTCGACTAATTTGTAA